The window tagagttgccaaaagTGAAATGTTTTCTGAGttttttgcatgcatgttatttaatttacattacattttcaatgaaaATAAAGTAGAAAAACACTAAATATGGTACATGTAAGtgccaaaaagacagccaaaaagaggttggtagatgagaataaatctaaaggtaaaatatagttcAGAAATGCACcgaattgcaggaaatgtagtcttgatttttaaaatgttcttgcgGGGCCTGAGTGGCAACACTTTGTGTCGAAAtgttcttctttttgttcttAAAGGACGCTCACATGCCTGATAATGTTTGTTTTTATCATCCACATTCCCCACGCATGCTTCAACTTTTCAGTATGCAGCTTTTAGTGCAattagtttggacacccttgatgtgcagtgaatttgaaaaaaaaatgtacttataAACATAGAACCAGACATGTACAATAAGAACAATACAATTAACTAAATGTCCATTAAAATGCACATTTGTTTTAGCAAACAGATGCTATATTGAGCAATCAATTGTTGAAAATCATGCACACAGTTAACCCATTTATCCACTTGTATGACTTAGGAGATTGTGCTGTATATGACAAAGTAAACTAAGAGGTTAACATAATACTGGAACAAGATATTTATGCACGAAAAAGGTAAATCAGGGAATTGATTCATCTCCCAGAAGGGTCAGAAGTTGAGTGTTTGAGGCTATTATTAGTCAGACTGTTAAACTACAAGAAGTGGTCTGCCATCATGATTGAGTCGGGTTCAAAAATGTTTGAGTGGAAATAAAAGTGGTGCAAGTCTTGTCTGGCATCTCTACCTTGCAGATCTGACCAAGAAGAAGGGTGGAAAGAAAGAAAATCAATAGAAGTTCAAATCAATGGGAATATATATATGCCTGATGGGCACATAAAGGTACTGCATTGAGGGAAAAGAAGGATTTGAAAGGTCGTTTGGCTGTTGCATGTTTTCTGCCTCTCTACCTTGCGGTAGCTGGCTGCACGTGGCCTGGGTACGTGCGACGTGAACTGGTGGCTTGTCTCTGCCGGGCCAGGAAGGACTGACTGGAATTTGTTTTGGCAAGTCGATCCTCAGCCGCCTTCTTCTGGAACGTCATTCCCTGGGAAAACAATAAGGAAGATGAGCGCTCTACCCAATCAGTAGAAGCCAATTTATTGTTATCGTATACCACAGCGTATTCTCACAATTCGTTATCACCAGCCCAATAATGCTGATGTAGCTAGCGATCTGTTACAGTGGGAAAGTGGGAATTGTATTAGGGCTGGAACGGTTTGGATGGATCTTATAACGGTTTTGTGACATGGTTTTCGGTTTTGATAAAGCAACTTCTAATAACCATCTTGAAGGCAGCTCTCTATTTTATGGCtacttacatacacttgttatgtATTTGTGTAACCCAACCCTTCAACTCCTGAACTGCTGCACACAAAATggtcaaaattaaaaaatattagttTTGTAAAAATGACACCAAGTTTTCACCCCACAAGAGGGACTGGGTTGAAATGtatcacaattcaatacaatctACAGAACACATGCGATTTAGCCAAATCAGCACTTgtttaggggactgacaagcgCACATCTGTTCAATTAGACCCTGTCCTTCTCAAATGGTAAGGAAGGGGTCACATGTGACCGGCATAATGTGCACTactattgtagccattaatcctgacttcctcattttaaattacaaaaaaatcagcacaaattgttttattaattctggttttgTTGGTTAAAGTGTTCTATATATTGTGCTCCGGAGTTAATGTtactgatcaatttgaatttatttGTTATACTTAAATTTTTCAGCATCAgttggttcaagtcggtcaaaaaatttttatagtttaaataaggatttttttttaaattgtagttTATTATTTGCACTTTTCTGTTAGAGATgacaaaacaatgttaataaagttattctttgttgtaagttgatctatatttctctttttgttttctttaatgttaataagggtacaatgttatgcagaggtgtacttggaacaattttatagacagatGTTTAGGATGATCAAAAGGTCACGGtacaattttatttgatattattGTGGCATATGTCAAAAAGAAAAGACTTAAAAATGATAtattgtgtaaaatgaagtggcaaggatgtttaggataaacacacccactgtaattgaacacaaacataatgctcgaATGTTCCAATTATATTTATTAGACAAAAAAGTATTTCTAAGTGCAAAGAATAGTGCAGAAACATCCAGCGTTACAAGCAAATATAAACAATTTTTTAGTGTCTTAAAGTgccaatgtaaacatccagtgtaacaagTGTAAGTAAAACAAtagtttagtgtctttcaacttttactttctgagaaacagtgtcctctgcagtggacattttacataTCCGTTTGGAAAAtgcagtttctcagaaaagttaactcacaatttaacttttattaatttaaataacTCACAAATTGATATTTAGCCTCGCTTTCTTTAAATATCATTTCCCTCGTCCAAGTCTGTTTTGGCTTTGGAACGCTCGAGATGAACGTGGCTCCGCCAGAGACGTTATGTTTTTGCCAGAGTTTGTTTGTCTGTTAGAGTTACAGTCCCCGTGTCGTGGTCTAGTTTGAAAGGGACGCGTAACATAAAAGACGGACGCTTCTTGAATAGTTTATTTAAAATAGGAACGTTAGTACAAATTATAGTGTCACTAATACAACGAGTCACAGCAAGATACGCGGGTGCGCGGTGATCAGCTGGGCTAGCAATACAAGAAAGAATTGGAGATATAGAATCATTTCAGACcaaaaaaaactacactcacaAAGTTTTCGTTTGATACCGTCACACATCACGGCATTATTGTAAAGATGTTGAAACTGCAATATAGCAGTATCTACAACACCTTTACATCCCTACAAATTATACTACCGGTATTTACATTCTCTGCGGAGAGTGGGGGAGGGCCACAATaagttttcttcttcttttgggGGCGTAACCGAAAATAATCAAGAAGCACTGAATTAGACAATGATAGGTATAccttaaattatttttatatgtattaatgagaagtttaattattgtttatttatgtatttaataattacTTACTTACTCATTGTataatcatttatcatttatttatttacaaacaaaTGGGTTAAAACTGCTGTGATACAAAAAATGGTAGGATTAAATAggctctgctttttcctactcctttccaTATACCGGTATGCTGTAACGAaataactggaaatatgtgatgtattattatattgtaaTTATATGCATGTTCGAAAGAAACTGACACCAACCAaccaagattggttgaaaaacatggctgcAATCAAGCACAACATATTCAAGGATGTAGCAGCTAAGTCATTGTGTCGCAGGATTATACTCTTTTACATGCAGGTTGCAAAGCATTTTGAGCCCAACACATAATGGGTGTTACAAATACAGTCATGTGAAAAGCTTCTTACCATATTGTACCAAGCTGACACAATTAGTTTCTCCTCATTGTCCCTCTGGCCTTTTGTCTTGTCCATCTCTTTCTGTTGGGAAGAAAACCACAACCATTGACAAATAATAAACTAATCTGTAGCACAGGTattttaaaaacagttaaatatgTGAGTCCAGTCTTTTCTTTTTGAATGACCTCCAAGGAATGTAACATTCGCTCTTTCTCCTGCAGTTGGTTCTTCAAGACCTGAACTTCTGGACCAGATCCCTGGTTCTGCTTCGGATCCAAGGTGCGAATCACCTGAGGAGCAAATGAAGTCATGAGTCACACATGCTTCCTGGTATCTGCTCATAGCCAACGTGTAAAAATACTCTTACACTCTTGGCTTTctccaagtattttttatatctcTCCTCCATCTGTTTCATCTCGTCATCTTTCTTTTTCAAGGCGTCTTCCAGCTCGTCCACTCGTTGAGCTACCAGAGCAGGACAAATATTTAGCACGACATTTGAGTAACATTCATAAACATCCACTTCAAACTCACAGTTTGCAGTGTATTTGGGTTCCATCTCATCGATAAAGGCGTTCTTCTTCAGTAACTCATTGTTCAACTGTCGTACTTTCTCCCTGGAAAGGAACGCACACATCTTCTACTATCAACAAGTAAGATAggttagtctttaaataaattcaCAAATAAGAATATAAATACCGGTAACACAATTTGTAAAGCTTCACATTTCTATGTGGCATAAATATTTGTATACGAGCAAAGTACAGTACAAAGTATGAGACTACATACAAATACAATCATATAAATGATCAATtagttaaaatgttgtttttttacattttcttttctttaaaaaaggaaatTAACTAAATTTAAACATGTAAACTTATGATATAAATTACTTACTCCCCTCTTACAGAACAAGTGCTTTATACTTATATTGCAAATCAAATTTTGTATAATCCAAAGTATTTCACACAGCAGCAAGCTCGTTGCTCTGTGGAGTTTGATACGGCTTGCTGATATTGATATCAGCAGAAAAAATtggtaaaatgggttatacttgtatagtgcttttctaccttcaaggtactcaaagctctttgacactatttccgcattcacccattcacacacacattcacacactgatggcgggagcttccatgcaaggccctaaccacaacccatcaggagcaagggtgaagtgtcttgctcaaggacacaacggatgtgacgaggttggtagaaggtggggattgaaccaggaaccctcaggttgctggcacggccactctcccaacttcgccacgccgtccccagaaaaaaacaataccgatatgaACCAATATCAAATTTTTTGGCCAATATCGGTAgatcaatattatcggacatccttatttTTGTGATAAACTAGATTGATATGGTGATCTTGTCCAACTGCTTTATGTCTAAATACTAAATTTTCTATAATGTATATCTGCAGGTCTGATGACTTACATGTGctcctcgtacttcttcttcAAACTGGAGGACTGAAACATAAAAGAGAAatctgtctatgaatgttctcattcatccaggtaatTGTAATCTCAGgacattcaatcaatcgcaactggactgtttggtttgtcttagaagatgtttcgcctctcatccgagtaagcatcatcagttcatgctcatagactaagatcgtttttggttttttttgtttgtggatGATTTTGCACTTCGGCTGATACAGAAAAGTTGTTTTAATTTTGTGTTGGTAAAGGAATGAGGCAATACTGAAGAAAGGAGAAGCAAAGTGGAATCGTGAGTTTTAAAATAGATAGTAGTCAGGTAGTGGTGACGGCTGCCATACTGCAGAACAGCAGTCCACTAGAACAGAGCCCTTAGGTTACAAAGGTCTGGTAAAAGGATAATAGTTGAATGACACAATAAACAAAAATTTTAACTAATATATTTTGCATTATATTCTATTTCATAGAATATTTGCTATTCATTAGAGAATGTCCTTGTTAGGGAtgtgtacctttcacatttgaatcgatacggtaccaattcctggtacctgggaatcgattatTAGCGTAACAATACTGTACCAATTATTGGTACGTCCGTGTGTTTTAAtgtgttataaatgtttttttttattgaaacagaaatcaatgcactAAAGAAATCCAtccaatgatcaaaatacggtaaatattgaacatattacatagttATGAAAGGGGCTGTTAccacattttatacatatatacatatatatatatatatatatatatatatatatacatacatacatacatatacatacatatatatatatatatatacatatacaaatatgcatagatatatacacacatatatatatatatatattcatatatatatatatatatatatatatatatatatatattcatatatatatatacacacacatatatatatatacatatatatatattcatatatatatacatatatatgtatatatacatatatatacatatatatgtatatatatatatatatatatgtatatatatacatagtatatatatatatatatacaaaccctgtttccatatgagtttggaaattgtgttagctgtaaatgtaaacggaatacaatgatttgcaaatccttttcaacccatattcagttgaatatgctacaaagacaacatatttgatgttcaaactgataaacatttttttttttgcaaataatcattaactttagaatttgatgccagcaacacgtgacaaagaagttgggaaaggtggcaataaatactgctaaagttgaggaatgctcatcaaacacttatttggaacatcccacaggggaacaggcaaattgggaacaagtgggtgccatgattgggtataaaagtatattccatgaaatgctcagtcattcacaaacaaggctggggtgagggtcaccactttgtcaacaaatgcgtgagcaaattgttgaacagtttaaggaaaacctttctcaaccagctattgcaaggaatttagggatttcaccatctacggtccataatatcatcaaagggttcagagaatctggagaaatcactgcacgcaagcagctaagcctgtgatcttcgatccctcaggctgtactgcatcaacaagcgacatcagtgtgtaaaggatatcaccacatgggctcagggacacttcagaaacccactgtcagtaactacagttggtcgctacatctgtaagtgcaagttaaaactctcctatgcaaggcgaaaaccgtttatcaacaacacccagaaacgccgtcggcttcgctgggcctgagctcatctaagatggactgatacaaagtggaaaagtgttctgtggtctgacgagcccacattGTTATAGgcgaaaagttgaaaagccagcatctgtgatggtatgggggtgtattagtgcccaagacatgggtaactgacACATcggtgaaagcgccattaatgctgaaaggtacatacaggttttggagcaacatatgttgccatccaagcaacgttaccatggacgcccctgcttatttcagcaagacaatgccaagccacgtgttacatcaacgtggcttcatagtaaacgagtgcgggtactagactggcctgcctgtagtccaggcctgtctcccattgaaaatgtgtggcgcattatgaagcctaaaataccacaacggagacccccggactgttgaacaaattaagctgtacatcaagcaagaatgggaaagaattcaacctgagaagcttaaaaaatgtgtctcctcagttcccaaacgtttactgagtgttgttaaaaggaaaggccatgtaacacagtggtgaacatgccctttcccaactactttggcacgtgttgcagccatgaaattataaattaattattatttgcaaaaaaaagaaaagtttttgagtttgaacatcaaatatcttgtctttgtagtgcattcaattgaatatgggttgaaaaggatttgcaaatcattgtattccgtttatatttacatctaacacaatttcccaactcatatggaaacggggtttgtacatacatatatatatatatacgtatacatatatatatatatatatatatatatatatatatatatatatatatatatatatatatatgtacatatatatacgtataaatatatatatatatatacatacttgcagtgtgtatataaaacgttggagggttttgaaggttGCTTTAGAGGGctatgaaggctacaacggtgactcccattagctgcatcttaaaaatgttttttatcatctttaaaatctttATTAATAATTTTGCAATTAAACTCCAGATATGATTGGCAGAATTGTGTACAGTTATGAAACactcatccatctatctatccatgttccaccgcttgtccctctcggggtcacgagcctgccccagctgcactcgggcggaagacaggctacaccctggacaagtcacagaTAGAAGGACAGCcatacacactcacattcacactcttaggccaatttagtgttgccaatcaactgatCCCCAAgtgcacgtctttggaggtgggaagaagccagaGTCCCCGtagagaacccacacagtcacggggagaacatgcaaaaattATTACGTACATCATCTGCTTTAGAGCCTTGTTCTTGAAGCGTCTTCTGTAGTTCTTCTATTTGGCTCTGCTCCTCCATCAAGCGCTGATTGGTTAACCTACAAAGACACAACAGACACATTGGACAACATATCGGTAGTTGTAACACGGCAGAGAGCTAACAGCCTGACAGCGTCAAAAAAAAGGCTAAAACGTTACTAATTTAAACTAATAGTGAAAGTATTGCTGGAGAAGGAAACATTTACTCCCAATATtggcaagagggacaagcggtcgaaaatggtAGGCTTGAATTCAAATAAAATTACTGAGAAAGATGTAATACATAGATCCGTGACATGTTTTTAAGCCCTTTGCTGACCTGTTTTCTGTCTCCAGTTCACTTTTCCTTCGATTGGCATCCTCCAGTAGACTCTGCAGCAGTGCAATTTTTTCGTTATCCGATCCCTCTTGGGCCAGTTTCAGCATTTTGTTCTCGTGCTGAAGACGAATTAAATGCTCCCTGTGTAAAAAGGCATCAGAGACGTAATTTTTACTGGGCAGCGGTAAGCCCTTCATTTTTACCACTTCATTTTCTGTCACAATAACTGCCAATATATTTGATGGGATTAAAAGTGAAAGAAACAATCGTTACCACTTTTGTGGGGGAAATCAAGCAACACATTTTAGGGTATGGAATGCTTCCAGCACAAAAAAAACAGCCCTTTTGGAAAGCAGTGCACGGGCTGATGTAACtcacatgttgctattacataGACCAGTTAAGAAGCAGATATTTTTAGGTCCGACTCATAAATCCTAAACTGCAAAATGAACATAAACCAGCAGATGGCACTAGAAAATCTTTACTGACCTTATCTCAGGCGTTGTTATCTCAGCTGCCAGCGAATCAGTGCTGCTTAGTTCAGGGAGTAGACCTTGGCACATTAACAAAAGGATTGTTATGTACAATTAACCACCTCTGGCTCATGTATTGCTGTGTTTTTAAATACTGTACCTGATGTAAGCTGTCCCGCCTGAGCTTGGACACAATGCAGCTCATCGATGGTCTCCTTCAAAGAGTCTCTCTCTGTTCGCATTCGCTACACAGATTCACATTGTCATCACCAGTTAACATTATAtactggaaaaactcacaatctcacCAAGTATATATTTACCATTTCTAGTCAAAATATCTAAATCCAATTCAtaaccacttaaaaaaaaaattctcagcaAGACATAAGAACTTGTTTTCAGGCAATAGATCTTCtgaggacaaaaaaataattttgagcaTCACAAGTTTGTTATAAGACACACAACTTCACAATACTAGTGAGTATAGCTAAAAATGGCTAATTTCTAGATCACTTAAGTTTTTAAAGCCTAAATATAATGTCGTATTTCAAGAAATCTTACCAAGACAATTTTGAATTGTATCTTTGGTAAATGTTTTTGCTCATTACAAGCAAAAACAActtgtataaatattttttttactgttttcaaGAGGGGCATTTTTTCCCCAGAGTATTTTTCCAAACTCGATGACGAATGCAGAATTGTAAGTATTTTTAATCACTGCAGCTATACAtacatctttttctttttgtagAGAGTCTACTTTCTCTTTGACTCGTTTGTACTCAAACTCGTTCTTGTCTGCCTTTTTCGATTCTTCGGACAGTCTGTTCTGAAGTTCAACCACCTGCACACAGTGTGACGAGAGATGGTGTATAATATTCATATACATGGCGTGTAACACATGTAAGAGGCAACATTAGTCGACCTGTCTCTTATAGGTCTCCAGCTGTCCCTTAGTAGAATTAGCTTTTCTTATCTCTTCTTCCAAACTAATGTTGGTCTCCATTAATACGGTGTTTTTCTCCTCCAAGAGCTTACTCTGTACACAAATGGACACAACATGTTATTGTCATGCACAAGATAATCAATGTTGTCCAAGAACAACACAAATAAATGTTTGGGTGGATCAGCCTTTTTTGTTTGAGCGTGTACCTGTCTTCTGAGAAGTCCCATGTCCTCCAATTTCTTCTTGTAGTGATCTACTGTTCCTTCAAGCTTTGACACCTTGTCGGATGAATGCCTGGTTAAAAAACCAATAACAATAATTTACTATAAATTGGCTGTTCAGTACAAGACAGAGGTTTTCAGCTCATATTTTTGGTATATATTAATTGCAGTTTAcctcaaacacacacatactAAAATTATGAGTTTCCACCAATATGATTAAATTTCAGTGACAATCCAGTGGAAAATTATGTTCTATGTCCAAGTCCTTATtccattttttgttttcattatatgaaataatagaaaatacatCCAAAAATGACATAAGTCATATTTTGATGATATTCTCACTAACAATAAATATGTACCCAGCCTCTTGCCTGAATCTAGTGGGACAGGCTCCAGCTTACCTGTGACCCTAAAAACAACAACGATGGATTCTATTTATATGGCGCttctctagacactcaaagcgctttacagctTGTAATGAAGACATAAAAAATGGATTTATAGTCGATTCAATCATATTTCGCTCGCCAGTATCTTCATTGATTATTGCTTGAATTGACATTGCAAATTCATAAAACGTTTGCTAACTTTCAAGCGGATCATTTACGTCACAGCTGAATCCCTCCAGGTCACTAGTGTGTACgagtgacaagaagaaaagctctgactctctTAGGGAGAAGTTGTTACATGTTGGTTTGCATGTAATTTATCCATCTCTATACCCGAAACAGAAGACAACTCGTCTTTTTCAGACTGTGCTCTAGGAAAAAATATACAGTTTTATATTCGGGTCAATAGGGTACAGCTGGTCCTTTTTTTATGATATTTTGTTACTTTGAACATACTgcaatacattttgtttgatcCATAAACATGAGACTCACTGGCGAACTAGTAAAAATGCAATGCTAAAAGATTGTTTGAAACCCTGAAAAGCAACTTACAGTGCATTCAAAAAGTATTCACAACAtttcactttttctacattttattatgttacagcCATTCCCTCCTCTCTGAACTGCCACCTtattgtggtagaggagtttgagtgtcccaatgatcctacgagctatgttgtctgggggcGTCCATTCACCtttgtagggtctcccaagacaaagagGTCCTAagtgagggaccagacaaagagcacCTCAAAGACCTCTATCTATGACTACATTTaatctgcaggccaaagtggcccaaatcagatttttttgagATCTGATTTTTTCCAGGTGACTGTTTacttttatcagactccagtgaaaaagcgcacaggccccaaagtggcctcaacgtcacttgcatgcacacttTAATAAAGTGAAAATAAAGTAAGTTGACCGGGAGTAAGTCgcgactactacaaaataaaataaaagtcgcaacgccttaaaaaaaaagtgtttttttacgtgaaagtaatataatgcatgatatataatgcatatataatgtaatatattttgGAGGGGTGTAATCTTTTtctggctgttaagtagaggagacacggacaccAGCATGGATCTacgggagctttatttttcaactcacatgtaagcaaattccGGTCTTACATCAATCGccatttcttcggaatcaaaatatatattcatatattacacacacagagccttttatttgtgcactattgataagtgatgcaccgaaaattgggTCGCCTTAAATAGAAACCAAAACCACGTGTTGCGATGAAATATCAATTTCCACTGGTGTCTGCGTCTTTCCAGCGCACACGAGTGAcatagctcgcccaaagctgacaaaaaaaaaaatttacattcaTGTCACATacaggtcgcattgcgtttagactgaagtcgcaCATGTACacactctgtacatatacattcactgtacaaacacatatacacattctgtacatatacattcattgtacaaacacatatacacattctgtacatatacaagtacatacgcATACATatgcactcatgcacataatcacgtttcatcaaacatatattaacgttgttgccctagggtaaactgggtgtaacacatggcacaccgacaaagcttaacctattgttactataacaatctacaaggttaatgtaggttgcttctctttctccgcctccatttttctgcattctttcgtatctcaagttatcattacgtatatgtattgttgcatttgaacaactgtattgttgataataaaggtaaattattggtattgtttattatcaatagcgctatttctattggtatttgtattgatccatttgtagtgtaataatgctcattgtcatttctgtattattttttatttttcgctaactgcttatttgctattacttttaccatcatatttgtacatgtcgtatttgctgatgttgctctattgttgttgttgttgtttttgtctctctgtctaatccccctcttgtccccacaatttccccctctgtcttctttttttttctctttctatcccctcctgctccggcccggctgcactaaatgataatataaatacatttaataaagtcaaatacaaataaggcaacaagagaagtatcctacacttctcttttgtaaagtaaatctgaacagccgacatgggcatctacatcaactatatgatttgcctgagaagctggacaggacacaaaaaaaaaaaaaaaaaagactgaagtcgcatttgaaaagatcagattccaatagGATTCAAGACTAACTCTTGATGGGGCCTGAATCTGATGTCAAAAGATCAGatgtgaagcactttggagccttTAGACGGTcgaaaaaattgtgaaaaaagtTAATTTCGGGATGCACTGtacttttttaatgaatttttgtATTTAATGATTTTACTCCAGTATTTTCTATGTCCTTTGTGTCTTCCATATACAGTGTGAGTGACTCATGTGTTAATTTAGATATAAATTAGACCGACAGAACGCTGCAGTAACAGAACTCATTTAGTATTTCTCATAACGTACTGAGCTTGAACTTGtcgtcacactttttctgcacataccgtattttccgcaccattagccgcacctaaaaaccacaaatttactcaaaagctgacggtgcggcttttaacccggtgcgctttatatatggattaatattacgattcattttcataaagtttcgatctcgcaacttcggtaaacagccgccatcttttttcctggtagaacaggaagcgcttcttcttctactgtaagcaaccacccgccccggaagaagaagaagcacgcggtgcatgctgggatatgtgacgtttcatttccatttgtgtgtttatgtaaagaccccaaaatggctcctattaagtgtgttgtctgtctaattataaataatgcagacgaggcgtgttaactgagttctcaacgtttactcacagcgtgctcataaccacattctaactgccagcatacaacaacgcttctcagggctaccgcgcatgctcgtcactatcgttgca of the Nerophis lumbriciformis linkage group LG32, RoL_Nlum_v2.1, whole genome shotgun sequence genome contains:
- the hook3 gene encoding protein Hook homolog 3 isoform X1, which produces MTTSGSLDRVELCDSLLTWVQTFGVEAPCKTVDDLTSGIVMAQALQKIDLVYFSDAWISRIKPEVGDNWRLKVSNLKKILKGILDYNQEILGQHINDFTLPDINLIGEHSDTAELGRMLQLILGCAVNCEQKQEYIQTIMMMEESVQHVVMTAIQELMSKETPVIGGNDSYVDLDRQLKKTAEELNEALATKEEIAQRCRELDMQVAALQEEKSSLLAENQVLMERLNQSDSIEDINSPAGRRHLQLQTQLEQLQEESFRLEAAKDDYRIRCEELEKELLDVKSQIEDLTSLADEAQSLKDEIDVLRHSSDKVSKLEGTVDHYKKKLEDMGLLRRQSKLLEEKNTVLMETNISLEEEIRKANSTKGQLETYKRQVVELQNRLSEESKKADKNEFEYKRVKEKVDSLQKEKDRMRTERDSLKETIDELHCVQAQAGQLTSGLLPELSSTDSLAAEITTPEIREHLIRLQHENKMLKLAQEGSDNEKIALLQSLLEDANRRKSELETENRLTNQRLMEEQSQIEELQKTLQEQGSKADDSSSLKKKYEEHMEKVRQLNNELLKKNAFIDEMEPKYTANSQRVDELEDALKKKDDEMKQMEERYKKYLEKAKSVIRTLDPKQNQGSGPEVQVLKNQLQEKERMLHSLEKEMDKTKGQRDNEEKLIVSAWYNMGMTFQKKAAEDRLAKTNSSQSFLARQRQATSSRRTYPGHVQPATASNIPA
- the hook3 gene encoding protein Hook homolog 3 isoform X2; this translates as MTTSGSLDRVELCDSLLTWVQTFGVEAPCKTVDDLTSGIVMAQALQKIDLVYFSDAWISRIKPEVGDNWRLKVSNLKKILKGILDYNQEILGQHINDFTLPDINLIGEHSDTAELGRMLQLILGCAVNCEQKQEYIQTIMMMEESVQHVVMTAIQELMSKETPVIGGNDSYVDLDRQLKKTAEELNEALATKEEIAQRCRELDMQVAALQEEKSSLLAENQVLMERLNQSDSIEDINSPAGRRHLQLQTQLEQLQEESFRLEAAKDDYRIRCEELEKELLDVKSQIEDLTSLADEAQSLKDEIDVLRHSSDKVSKLEGTVDHYKKKLEDMGLLRRQSKLLEEKNTVLMETNISLEEEIRKANSTKGQLETYKRQVVELQNRLSEESKKADKNEFEYKRVKEKVDSLQKEKDRMRTERDSLKETIDELHCVQAQAGQLTSGLLPELSSTDSLAAEITTPEIREHLIRLQHENKMLKLAQEGSDNEKIALLQSLLEDANRRKSELETENRLTNQRLMEEQSQIEELQKTLQEQGSKADDSSSLKKKYEEHMEKVRQLNNELLKKNAFIDEMEPKYTANSQRVDELEDALKKKDDEMKQMEERYKKYLEKAKSVIRTLDPKQNQGSGPEVQVLKNQLQEKERMLHSLEKEMDKTKGQRDNEEKLIVSAWYNMGMTFQKKAAEDRLAKTNSSQSFLARQRQATSSRRTYPGHVQPATARSAR
- the hook3 gene encoding protein Hook homolog 3 isoform X3, which gives rise to MTTSGSLDRVELCDSLLTWVQTFGVEAPCKTVDDLTSGIVMAQALQKIDLVYFSDAWISRIKPEVGDNWRLKVSNLKKILKGILDYNQEILGQHINDFTLPDINLIGEHSDTAELGRMLQLILGCAVNCEQKQEYIQTIMMMEESVQHVVMTAIQELMSKETPVIGGNDSYVDLDRQLKKTAEELNEALATKEEIAQRCRELDMQVAALQEEKSSLLAENQVLMERLNQSDSIEDINSPAGRRHLQLQTQLEQLQEESFRLEAAKDDYRIRCEELEKELLDVKSQIEDLTSLADEAQSLKDEIDVLRHSSDKVSKLEGTVDHYKKKLEDMGLLRRQSKLLEEKNTVLMETNISLEEEIRKANSTKGQLETYKRQVVELQNRLSEESKKADKNEFEYKRVKEKVDSLQKEKDRMRTERDSLKETIDELHCVQAQAGQLTSGLLPELSSTDSLAAEITTPEIREHLIRLQHENKMLKLAQEGSDNEKIALLQSLLEDANRRKSELETENRLTNQRLMEEQSQIEELQKTLQEQGSKADDSSSLKKKYEEHMEKVRQLNNELLKKNAFIDEMEPKYTANSQRVDELEDALKKKDDEMKQMEERYKKYLEKAKSVIRTLDPKQNQGSGPEVQVLKNQLQEKERMLHSLEKEMDKTKGQRDNEEKLIVSAWYNMGMTFQKKAAEDRLAKTNSSQSFLARQRQATSSRRTYPGHVQPATAR